From Diospyros lotus cultivar Yz01 chromosome 4, ASM1463336v1, whole genome shotgun sequence, a single genomic window includes:
- the LOC127800133 gene encoding probable plastid-lipid-associated protein 10, chloroplastic isoform X1: MDVAFASLFHPPAGASCLQEPAIFVSTQPAAGKLLARKRFPCLAAVAAPPTRDTELDVENRKHRLLNAIQDTQRGLVTTADQRSSIEEALVSVENCDAGVPIDLGKLDGTWRLQYTSAPDVLVLLESSARLPFLQVGQIFQKFECRNQSDGGVVRNVVRWSIPDLLEEQEGATLLVSAKFSVVSLRNIYLQFEDVAIQNINISDNIQALIAPAILPRSFLSLQILQFIRTFKAQVPLINPNPGRRSVGGLYYLSYLDGNMLLGRAGGGGVFVFTKAQPLL; encoded by the exons ATGGACGTAGCCTTCGCTTCTCTGTTTCACCCTCCGGCGGGAGCGTCATGCCTGCAAGAGCCGGCAATCTTCGTCTCAACCCAACCTGCAGCCGGAAAACTTCTTGCCCGGAAAAGGTTTCCATGTCTGGCAGCCGTAGCTGCTCCTCCGACTCGG GACACCGAATTGGACGTGGAGAACAGAAAGCACCGGCTGCTCAACGCGATCCAGGATACGCAGCGGGGCCTCGTGACGACCGCCGATCAACGTTCTTCCATCGAGGAGGCCCTG GTGAGCGTGGAGAATTGCGATGCAGGCGTGCCGATTGATTTGGGGAAGTTGGACGGGACATGGCGGTTGCAGTATACATCTGCTCCCGATGTCCTCGTTCTTCTAGAATCTTCCGCTAGGCTCCCCTTCTTACAG GTTGGCCAAATCTTTCAGAAATTTGAATGCAGGAATCAGTCTGACGGAGGTGTTGTCAGAAATGTCGTTCGTTGGAGCATTCCAGACTTGCTAGAG GAGCAGGAAGGTGCCACTCTTCTTGTTTCAGCTAAGTTTTCAGTCGTCTCTCTCCGAAACATTTATCTTCAATTTGAAGAT GTAGCCATTCAGAACATAAACATTAGTGATAACATACAAGCTCTGATAGCTCCGGCCATTCTGCCACGCTCATTTTTGAGTTTACAG ATCTTGCAGTTCATCCGAACTTTTAAAGCTCAAGTTCCTCTGATAAATCCAAATCCAGGGAG GCGATCTGTGGGAGGACTATATTATCTTTCGTATCTGGATGGGAATATGCTTCTGGGGCGTGCAGGTGGAGGAGGAGTATTTGTGTTCACTAAAGCTCAACCTTTACTGTAA
- the LOC127800133 gene encoding probable plastid-lipid-associated protein 10, chloroplastic isoform X2: MDVAFASLFHPPAGASCLQEPAIFVSTQPAAGKLLARKRFPCLAAVAAPPTRDTELDVENRKHRLLNAIQDTQRGLVTTADQRSSIEEALVSVENCDAGVPIDLGKLDGTWRLQYTSAPDVLVLLESSARLPFLQVGQIFQKFECRNQSDGGVVRNVVRWSIPDLLEEQEGATLLVSAKFSVVSLRNIYLQFEDVAIQNINISDNIQALIAPAILPRSFLSLQIQIPSLSMKNSRKFCHVKETINQSQSFAIQMLDCRSCSSSELLKLKFL; this comes from the exons ATGGACGTAGCCTTCGCTTCTCTGTTTCACCCTCCGGCGGGAGCGTCATGCCTGCAAGAGCCGGCAATCTTCGTCTCAACCCAACCTGCAGCCGGAAAACTTCTTGCCCGGAAAAGGTTTCCATGTCTGGCAGCCGTAGCTGCTCCTCCGACTCGG GACACCGAATTGGACGTGGAGAACAGAAAGCACCGGCTGCTCAACGCGATCCAGGATACGCAGCGGGGCCTCGTGACGACCGCCGATCAACGTTCTTCCATCGAGGAGGCCCTG GTGAGCGTGGAGAATTGCGATGCAGGCGTGCCGATTGATTTGGGGAAGTTGGACGGGACATGGCGGTTGCAGTATACATCTGCTCCCGATGTCCTCGTTCTTCTAGAATCTTCCGCTAGGCTCCCCTTCTTACAG GTTGGCCAAATCTTTCAGAAATTTGAATGCAGGAATCAGTCTGACGGAGGTGTTGTCAGAAATGTCGTTCGTTGGAGCATTCCAGACTTGCTAGAG GAGCAGGAAGGTGCCACTCTTCTTGTTTCAGCTAAGTTTTCAGTCGTCTCTCTCCGAAACATTTATCTTCAATTTGAAGAT GTAGCCATTCAGAACATAAACATTAGTGATAACATACAAGCTCTGATAGCTCCGGCCATTCTGCCACGCTCATTTTTGAGTTTACAG ATTCAAATCCCATCTCTGTCaatgaaaaattctagaaagttTTGTCATGTAAAAGAAACAATTAACCAAAGTCAGTCATTTGCCATACAAATGCTGGATTGCAGATCTTGCAGTTCATCCGAACTTTTAAAGCTCAAGTTCCTCTGA
- the LOC127800132 gene encoding LOW QUALITY PROTEIN: protein TRIGALACTOSYLDIACYLGLYCEROL 1, chloroplastic (The sequence of the model RefSeq protein was modified relative to this genomic sequence to represent the inferred CDS: deleted 1 base in 1 codon), producing MQAASHLRPIFYFHNRSPNKSGNRVEKGVLHSSQHVSGLKFTGIGHTYRFPLPVRKTRLFVNPNTNDGHPSISVTEVSTDTNPSNSPNHESEAFLSKWTPPNYLWRGLSVFILAGQVIIRTLKGKVHWRNTLQQLERVGPRSLGVCLLTSAFVGMAFTIQFVREFTRLGLNRSVGGVLALAFSRELSPVVTSIVVAGRVGSAFAAELGTMQVSEQTDTLRVLGSDPVDYLVTPRVIASCVALPFLTLMCFTVGLASSALLADGVYGISINIILDSALRALRSWDIISAMIKSQVFGGIISIVSCAWGVTTIGGAKGVGESTTSAVVLSLVGIFVADFALSCCFFQGAGDSLKNCF from the exons ATGCAAGCAGCTTCGCATCTTCGTCCAATCTTCTACTTTCACAACAG AAGCCCTAACAAATCGGGCAATAGGGTTGAAAAAGGAGTCTTGCATTCTAGCCAACATGTCAGTGGACTCAAATTCACTGGAATAGGCCACACATATAGATTTCCTTTACCTGTTCGAAAAACCAGATTGTTTGTGAATCCTAATACAAATGATGGCCATCCAAGTATCTCTGTGACTGAGGTAAGTACAGATACAAACCCAAGCAATTCCCCGAATCATGAATCGGAGGCATTTCTAAGCAAATGGACGCCTCCCAATTACCTATGGAGGGGATTATCAGTTTTCATTCTGGCAGGGCAGGTAATTATCAGAACTTTGAAGGGCAAAGTCCACTGGAGAAACACTCTTCAGCAGCTGGAGAGAGTTGGTCCAAGATCACTTGGAGTCTGCCTATTAACCTCTGCCTTTGTTGGCATGGCCTTCACAATTCAGTTTGTAAGAGAGTTCACCAGGTTAGGATTAAACAGATCTGTTGGTGGGGTGTTAGCTCTAGCCTTTTCGAGGGAGCTAAGTCCTGTCGTCACATCAATTGTAGTTGCTGGTCGTGTTGGGAGTGCTTTTGCTGCTGAATTA GGGACTATGCAGGTTTCTGAACAAACAGATACACTAAGAGTTCTTGGCTCAGACCCAGTTGATTATCTGGTGACACCTAGGGTCATTGCTTCATGTGTTGCTTTGCCCTTTTTGACTCTAATGTGTTTCACAGTAGGTTTGGCATCCAGTGCTCTCCTGGCTGATGGTGTTTATGGTATTAGCATTAACATTATATTGGATTCTGCCCTGAGAGCTCTTCGATCATGGGATATAATTAGTGCAATGATCAAGTCCCAGGTTTTTGGTGGGATCATATCTATTGTGAGCTGTGCATGGGGAGTCACAACCATAGGAGGTGCCAAAGGTGTTGGAGAATCGACCACATCAGCCGTGGTTCTCTCTCTTGTTGGTATCTTCGTTGCGGATTTTGCTCTTTCTTGTTGCTTCTTTCAAGGAGCTGGAGATTCATTAAAGAATTGCTTTTGA